Within bacterium, the genomic segment TGGGAACATCCTGGTCATTACGGATCAGGGCTTCCACACGACCCGCGCATTTCACGCATTCATATTCATAGATTGGCATACAACACCTCAAATAAAAAAGGCCGCAACCTTTCGGCTACGGCCTTGCGTTGAATCATAAAGACTCAATTAGCCCAGGATCGCATCCTTGCAAGCCTTGGCGACGCGGAACTTCACCACGCGCTTGGCCGGGATCTTGATCGTTGCGCCGGTCGCGGGATTGCGGCCCATGCGCGCCTTGCGGTTCACCAAAACCAACTTGCCCAAACCAGGAACCGTGAAACCGTTCTTGGCATTCTTGTACGCCAAGTTAACCAGCGTCTCGATCGCCACGCCAGCTTGCTTCTTGGTGATTTCGGTCGCTTCCGCCACGCTCGTCACGATCTGACCCTTCGTCAATGCTTTCGCCACTGCTTTCGCCATTAGAGTAACTCCTGTATGGTTAATTTAGAGCCCAACCACCATGGTTCGCTCTCAATAGAAATGGAATATATGCATATTTCCTAAGGAATGCAATACCCCATCTGCATTTTTTTCAATGTTTATAAGGGGTTGAGCAGAAAGAATTCAGGATTCAGGATTCAGAATTCAGGAGGGCGGCAAACTCGGCTTCTGAAAGAATGGGCACACCCAGGGATTGGGCTTTGGTCAGCTTTGAACCGGCATCGGAACCGGCAATGAGATAGTGGGTTTTCTTGCTGACGCTGTCCGTCACTTTCGCACCCTGTTGGCGCAGCGCCTCCTGGGCCGACTCCCGCGTGAAGTGCTGTAAGGCGCCGGTAATAACCACCGTCTTCCCGGCAAACGCACCTCCCGTCGCCGCAGGCCGCTCCGACAAGTTTTTCATATTCACACCGGCCGCGCGCAGTTTTTCCAGCACCTCCCGGTTCCGGGCGTTGGCAAAAAAATCCACCAGGCTGCCGGCCATGATGGGGCCCAGATCGGGAACCCGCTGGATCTCCTCCAGACTGGCGGCGGCCAGTGCGGCCAGAGTCCGGAAGTGGTCAGCCAGTTTGCGCGCTGCCCCAGCACCCACATGAAAGATGCCAAGGCTGTAGATCAGATGCCAAAGATCGCGGGTTTTACTTTCATCGATCGCCTGAATGACATTGGTTGCCGATTTCACCGCCATGCGTTCCAGGCCAGCCACCTGCTCGACCGTCAAGCGGTAGAGATCCGCGACATCCCGGACCAGGTTCTGGTCCACCAACTGGTTCACCAGGACTTCCCCCACCCCCTCGATGTCCATTCCCTGGCGACCGGCGTAGTGCTCAATGGTCCGTTTGAGCTGCGCCGGGCAGGCAATGTTGTCGCACCGCCAGGCCACAAATTCCGGATCGCGACTGATCGCCCCGCCGCAAGCGGGACACTTCCCCTTGAGATGCGCGACCAGATCAAAGGGGAGGGATTCGGCCGACCGGTTCTCAGGAATGGCCCTGATGACGGCGGG encodes:
- a CDS encoding HU family DNA-binding protein; amino-acid sequence: MAKAVAKALTKGQIVTSVAEATEITKKQAGVAIETLVNLAYKNAKNGFTVPGLGKLVLVNRKARMGRNPATGATIKIPAKRVVKFRVAKACKDAILG